Proteins encoded in a region of the Leishmania major strain Friedlin complete genome, chromosome 14 genome:
- the ELO3.1 gene encoding beta-ketoacyl-CoA synthase: MVQFLESFRCDNVCQWMADHIEVPVLIVGLYMVMVLYIPDAYMKNREPFDLRQLNMAWNLLLTVFSICGAYYCLPQLYRTIFVPEFTVHDYTNGGDIQWKGGVYNAFCNWNNNIFYDGPVGAFLCLFILSKIPEMIDTAFLVFQKKRVIFLHWYHHVTVMLYCWHSYMYKISGGLVFAGMNYGVHSIMYFYYFICSCGYRKYVRPSASLITFLQIAQMVVGMFTEVYTLHILYFTNRRCDSNATNARLGFMMYMSYFILFSKLFYESYLKPAPPRSAAAKHNDATAVPNGEPAAVKKAQ, encoded by the coding sequence ATGGTGCAGTTTCTCGAATCCTTCAGGTGCGACAATGTCTGCCAGTGGATGGCCGACCACATCGAGGTGCCAGTTCTGATTGTGGGCCTGTACATGGTGATGGTGTTGTACATTCCTGACGCGTACATGAAAAACCGCGAGCCCTTCGATCTGCGCCAGCTGAACATGGCGTGGAACCTTCTGCTGACCGTCTTCTCCATCTGCGGCGCCTATTACTGCCTCCCGCAGCTGTATCGCACGATCTTTGTGCCGGAGTTCACCGTGCACGACTACACCAACGGTGGCGATATCCAGTGGAAAGGAGGCGTGTACAACGCGTTTTGCAACTGGAACAACAACATCTTCTACGATGGCCCCGTCGGTGCCTTCTTATGCCTCTTCATCCTCAGCAAGATCCCTGAGATGATCGACACCGCCTTCCTTGTCTTTCAGAAGAAGCGCGTCATCTTCCTCCACTGGTATCACCACGTCACCGTCATGCTGTACTGCTGGCACTCGTACATGTACAAGATCTCCGGTGGCCTCGTGTTCGCTGGCATGAACTACGGCGTGCACTCCATCATGTACTTCTACTACTTCATCTGCTCCTGCGGGTACCGCAAGTACGTGCGCCCCAGTGCATCCCTTATCACCTTCCTCCAGATTGCGCAGATGGTGGTCGGGATGTTCACCGAGGTCTACACGCTGCACATCCTCTACTTCACGAATAGGCGCTGCGACTCGAACGCGACGAATGCGCGGCTGGGCTTCATGATGTACATGTCCTACTTCATCCTCTTCAGCAAGCTCTTCTACGAGAGTTACCTGAagcccgcgccgccgcgctcggcTGCCGCGAAGCATAATGATGCCACCGCTGTCCCGAACGGCGAGCCAGCAGCAGTGAAGAAGGCTCAATAG
- the ELO3.3 gene encoding putative fatty acid elongase: MELAAPSITVTAASLTASSPSLPNPFMWAHHYITSFKGGKAHQWMCASPHIPLLIVAGYFLLVHAGPRVFSRLLGDKPMPGLTPIVAIWNLFFSIASTIGFCYCAPFLFRVLIMTNRELPGLAPKKDRTTGEWDQHPHVRGGLFTSLCYWNRNIFEDGATAFWVLIFNLSKIVELMDTVFLLLRHKPVPFIHWYHHASVMLFCWHAHVSGISNGLGFAVMNMLVHSIMYFYYFMCACGQRNLVRPFASMVTLLQIAQMFAGMALILYTTRLYVTHPGGCDTSASSLAFGTVMYLSYIILFVKLFRDNYVLQKRDGRERRLDAKVG, encoded by the coding sequence ATGGAGCTGGCTGCGCCGAGCATTACCGTGACTGCCGCgtcgctgacggcgtcgtcACCCTCTCTCCCAAATCCTTTCATGTGGGCCCATCACTACATCACTAGCTTCAAGGGCGGCAAGGCACACCAGTGGATGTGCGCATCACCCCACATTCCGCTCCTGATCGTCGCCGGCTATTTTTTGCTCGTACATGCCGGGCCGCGCGTGTTCTCACGCCTGCTCGGAGACAAGCCGATGCCGGGGCTGACCCCCATCGTTGCAATTTGGAATTTGTTCTTCAGCATCGCCTCCACGATCGGCTTCTGCTACTGTGCGCCGTTCCTGTTTCGTGTCTTGATCATGACGAACCGCGAACTGCCGGGACTCGCACCGAAGAAGGACCGCACAACGGGCGAGTGGGACCAGCACCCCCACGTCCGTGGGGGTCTGTTCACCTCTCTGTGCTACTGGAACCGCAACATCTTcgaggacggcgccaccgccttctgGGTCCTCATCTTCAACCTGAGCAAGATCGTCGAACTGATGGACACCGTGTTCCTGCTGCTCAGGCACAAGCCGGTCCCCTTCATTCACTGGTACCATCACGCCTCCGTCATGCTCTTCTGCTGGCACGCGCATGTCTCCGGCATCAGCAACGGGCTGGGTTTCGCGGTGATGAACATGTTGGTGCACTCCATCATGTACTTCTACTACttcatgtgcgcgtgcgggcAGCGTAATCTGGTGCGCCCCTTCGCGTCGATGGTGACCCTTCTGCAGATTGCGCAGATGTTCGCTGGGATGGCGCTCATCCTGTACACGACGCGGCTGTACGTGACGCACCCCGGCGGCTGCGACACgagcgcgtcgtcgctggcCTTCGGCACGGTCATGTACCTCTCCTACATTATCCTCTTCGTGAAGCTTTTCCGAGACAACTATGTGCTGCAGAAGCGCGACGGTCGCGAGAGGCGGCTCGATGCGAAGGTGGGCTAA
- the ELO3.2 gene encoding beta-ketoacyl-CoA synthase has translation MLNPFRYLDDFRGDAVCAWMRANLEIPSVVTVLYIVMVLYVPRTFMKHRPAYNLRALNLIWNLGLSLFSCCGAYYCLPEVFKSLFISEFTVRNFSKGETVTLHGSFYKGVCGWNADVFYDGPVGAFLCLFILSKIPEMIDTAFLVFQKKRVIFLHWYHHVTVMLYCWHSYMYKISGGLVFAGMNYGVHSIMYFYYFICTCGYRKYVRPFASLITFLQIAQMVVGMFTEVYTLYHMYVSGKGCQSNATNARVGLMMYMSYFILFSKLFYESYLRRGKKHGSMVASTGTGHQCKRLLCTGQAVATVKGASDDTLASDAAPSMLAKQVPDVYQVKRRHKYIEVKKKNDTNCKVATDSPDREIL, from the coding sequence ATGCTCAATCCATTCCGCTACCTTGACGACTTCCGTGGCGAtgccgtgtgtgcgtggatgCGCGCAAACCTGGAGATTCCCTCCGTCGTCACCGTGCTCTACATTGTGATGGTGCTGTACGTGCCGCGCACCTTCATGAAGCACCGCCCCGCGTACAACCTGCGCGCCCTGAACCTCATTTGGAATTTGGGTCTGTCGCTCTTctcgtgctgcggcgcctaTTACTGCCTTCCAGAGGTGTTCAAGTCGCTGTTCATCTCTGAGTTCACTGTGAGAAACTTCTCCAAAGGTGAAACGGTCACCCTGCACGGCAGCTTCTACAAgggtgtgtgcgggtggaaTGCCGATGTGTTCTACGATGGCCCCGTCGGTGCCTTCTTATGCCTCTTCATCCTCAGCAAGATCCCTGAGATGATCGACACCGCCTTCCTTGTCTTTCAGAAGAAGCGCGTCATCTTCCTCCACTGGTATCACCACGTCACCGTCATGCTGTACTGCTGGCACTCGTACATGTACAAGATCTCCGGTGGCCTCGTGTTCGCTGGCATGAACTACGGCGTGCACTCCATCATGTACTTCTACTACTTCATCTGCACCTGCGGGTACCGCAAGTACGTGCGCCCCTTTGCATCCCTTATCACCTTCCTCCAGATTGCGCAGATGGTGGTGGGGATGTTCACCGAGGTCTACACGTTATACCACATGTATGTATCTGGAAAGGGGTGTCAGTCGAACGCGACGAACGCACGCGTTGGGCTGATGATGTACATGTCCTACTTCATCCTCTTCAGCAAGCTCTTCTACGAGAGTTACCTGAGGAGAGGCAAGAAACATGGCAGCATGGTAGCTTCCACGGGGACTGGCCACCAGTGCAAGCGCCTCTTGTGTACTGGACAAGCTGTGGCCACCGTTAAGGGGGCCTCTGACGACACCCTTGCCTCTGATGCTGCGCCCTCGATGCTGGCCAAGCAGGTGCCCGACGTATACCAGGTAAAAAGGCGTCACAAATACATAGAGGTCAAGAAGAAGAACGACACTAACTGTAAAGTAGCCACGGACTCTCCAGATCGTGAAATCCTGTAA